In one window of Arcobacter sp. F155 DNA:
- the rlmN gene encoding 23S rRNA (adenine(2503)-C(2))-methyltransferase RlmN, translating into MSTIYDFTLDELKEKLKPSFRAKQVYNWIYKKYVTSYDDMKNIPNDLKEQLKENYEIDILKIVKKEKSLDGSIKYLFQLKDGHTVESVLLLMKEKKINEDGSIERGEKYTVCISTQVGCKVGCTFCLTAKGGFVRNLSVGEIVNQIVQIKRDNEIAENKTLNIVFMGMGEPLDNYKNFVHSVKVFSELDGLAISRRRQTVSTSGLSSKIEKLGNEDLGIQLAISLHAVDDELRSELIPMNKAYNIKSIIDAVRKFPVDARKKVMFEYLVIKDKNDDIASAQKLLKLLDGIKAKVNLIYFNPYPGTTYQRPQRDDMVKFQEYLTSRGLLCTIRESKGLDISAACGQLKEKETNGTS; encoded by the coding sequence ATGAGTACAATCTATGATTTCACATTAGATGAATTAAAAGAAAAGTTAAAACCAAGCTTCAGAGCAAAGCAAGTTTATAACTGGATATATAAAAAATATGTAACATCTTATGATGACATGAAAAATATCCCAAACGATTTAAAAGAACAATTAAAAGAAAACTATGAGATAGATATTCTAAAAATAGTTAAGAAAGAAAAAAGTCTTGATGGAAGTATTAAATATCTTTTCCAATTAAAAGATGGACACACAGTTGAATCTGTTTTATTACTTATGAAAGAAAAAAAGATAAATGAAGATGGTTCAATTGAAAGAGGAGAAAAATATACTGTTTGTATTTCTACTCAAGTTGGATGTAAAGTTGGATGTACTTTCTGTCTAACAGCAAAAGGTGGATTTGTTAGAAACCTTTCAGTTGGTGAAATAGTAAATCAAATTGTTCAAATAAAAAGAGATAATGAAATAGCAGAGAACAAAACACTTAATATTGTGTTTATGGGAATGGGTGAACCACTTGATAACTATAAGAACTTTGTTCACTCTGTAAAGGTATTCTCTGAGCTTGATGGACTTGCAATATCAAGAAGAAGACAAACTGTATCAACTTCTGGATTATCTTCTAAAATAGAAAAACTAGGAAATGAAGATTTAGGTATTCAACTTGCTATCTCACTTCATGCTGTTGATGATGAGTTAAGAAGTGAACTTATTCCAATGAATAAAGCATACAATATTAAATCAATTATTGATGCTGTTAGAAAGTTCCCAGTTGATGCTAGAAAAAAAGTTATGTTTGAATATCTAGTAATAAAAGATAAAAATGATGATATTGCTTCTGCACAAAAACTTCTAAAACTTCTTGATGGAATAAAAGCAAAAGTAAATCTAATCTATTTTAATCCATATCCAGGAACTACATATCAAAGACCACAAAGGGATGATATGGTAAAATTCCAAGAATATCTAACTAGTAGAGGTTTACTATGTACTATTAGAGAATCTAAAGGATTAGATATCTCAGCAGCATGTGGACAACTTAAAGAAAAGGAAACAAATGGAACCTCTTGA
- the gltX gene encoding glutamate--tRNA ligase, whose protein sequence is MAITRFAPSPTGYLHIGGLRTALYSYLWARKTNGEFKLRIEDTDTQRNNDDAMKAIIEAFDWVGLSYDGEVEYQSKRLDIYQKYIQQLLDEGKAYKCYMSREELDALREEQMANKQTPRYDGTWRPEDGKTLPEIPEGVEPVVRIKAPSDGIITFIDGVKSIMNFDSSEVDDFVIARSNGIPTYNFVVAIDDALMGMTDVIRGDDHLTNTPKQIVIYEALGFEVPKFYHVPMINNPQGKKLSKRDGAMDVMDYKRKGYLPEALLNFLVRLGWSNKDQEIFSMDEMLELFDPSNINKSASAYNEEKLLWLNAHYIKNVSNERLAKELEFFDCHIDGHDKKEMLLDLSKDRAQTLVDLKEAIEKITNVPTEYEAKGSKKFVKENTIKILESYIQLLEENKDSLHLACDYELITKPFIEEFELKFPQLFQPIRIALTGGTQAPSVYDIMAILGFEETKTRINNAISANFGKEA, encoded by the coding sequence ATGGCAATTACTAGATTTGCTCCAAGTCCAACAGGATATTTACATATTGGTGGTTTAAGAACTGCACTTTATAGTTACCTATGGGCTAGAAAAACAAATGGGGAATTCAAACTAAGAATTGAAGACACTGACACTCAAAGAAATAATGATGACGCAATGAAAGCTATTATTGAAGCTTTTGATTGGGTTGGTTTATCTTATGATGGAGAAGTAGAATATCAATCAAAAAGACTTGATATCTACCAAAAATATATTCAACAACTTCTTGATGAAGGTAAAGCATATAAATGCTACATGTCAAGAGAAGAGCTAGATGCTTTAAGAGAAGAGCAAATGGCAAATAAACAAACTCCTAGATATGATGGAACATGGAGACCAGAAGATGGTAAAACTCTTCCAGAGATTCCTGAAGGTGTTGAACCAGTTGTTAGAATTAAAGCTCCAAGTGATGGAATAATTACTTTTATTGATGGTGTTAAATCAATTATGAACTTTGACTCTTCTGAAGTTGATGACTTTGTAATTGCAAGATCTAATGGTATTCCAACTTATAACTTTGTTGTTGCTATTGATGATGCACTTATGGGAATGACTGATGTTATTAGAGGTGATGACCACTTAACAAATACTCCAAAACAAATTGTTATCTATGAAGCACTTGGTTTTGAAGTTCCTAAATTCTATCACGTACCAATGATTAATAATCCTCAAGGTAAAAAGCTATCTAAAAGAGATGGTGCGATGGATGTTATGGATTACAAAAGAAAAGGTTATCTTCCAGAAGCACTTTTAAACTTCTTAGTTAGACTTGGATGGTCAAACAAAGACCAAGAAATTTTCTCAATGGATGAGATGTTAGAACTTTTTGATCCTTCAAATATCAATAAATCTGCATCTGCATATAATGAAGAAAAGCTATTATGGCTAAATGCTCACTACATTAAAAATGTTTCTAATGAAAGATTAGCAAAAGAGTTAGAGTTCTTTGATTGTCATATTGATGGACATGATAAAAAAGAGATGTTACTTGACCTTTCAAAAGATAGAGCACAAACATTAGTTGACTTAAAAGAAGCAATTGAAAAGATTACAAATGTTCCTACAGAGTATGAAGCTAAAGGAAGTAAAAAATTTGTAAAAGAGAATACAATTAAAATCTTAGAAAGTTATATTCAACTACTTGAAGAAAATAAAGATTCTCTACATTTAGCTTGTGATTATGAACTAATTACTAAGCCATTTATTGAAGAGTTTGAGCTTAAATTCCCTCAACTATTCCAACCAATTAGAATTGCTCTTACAGGTGGAACACAAGCTCCTTCTGTATATGATATCATGGCGATTTTAGGCTTTGAAGAAACAAAAACAAGAATAAATAACGCAATTAGTGCAAACTTTGGTAAAGAAGCTTAA
- a CDS encoding RNA-binding protein: MNIYVGNLSFRMGDSDLEKVFAEFGEVKSAKVITDRETGRSKGFGFVEMADAASGSEAIEKLNGNEVEGRTLRVNEAKPREERPRRQF, from the coding sequence ATGAACATTTATGTTGGAAATCTATCATTTAGAATGGGTGATAGTGATTTAGAAAAAGTTTTCGCTGAGTTCGGTGAAGTAAAAAGCGCTAAGGTTATCACAGATAGAGAAACTGGAAGATCAAAAGGTTTTGGTTTTGTTGAAATGGCAGATGCTGCATCTGGTTCTGAAGCAATTGAAAAACTAAACGGTAACGAAGTTGAAGGTAGAACTTTAAGAGTTAACGAAGCTAAACCAAGAGAAGAGAGACCTAGAAGACAATTCTAG
- a CDS encoding efflux RND transporter permease subunit, with translation MVESIISQSIKNKFLIIFAMLVLAIGSIWAIKNTSLDALPDLSPPQVIVQVKWAGQSPKTIEEQVSYPLISNLMSLPNIETVRAMSSFQNALIYVIFKDGTDLYDSRNRILEQLSQLQGAFPEGVDVAIGPDATGVGWAYQYALKSDTKSLDELRTLQDYYYKFALLGVDGVSEIASIGGFIKNYEITIDQDKMVQYDVSIADLKKALESNNDEKGGRIILENGFEHMIQAKGFLKTVEDIENITIKTFDANPLFVKDIASVNITSSNRRGMADLNGQGETVGGIVVVRYGENPYSVIKRVKAKLDTLKIDDVEVVEVYDRSSLIDKAIDTLKNTLIEESIIVMIIVALFLFHFRSALIIIITLPLTVMITFLLMKFFNLGSNIMSLGGIAIAIGAMVDATIVMVENAHKHLQGKEDISNKERIDIIIKSSKQVGRPIFFALVLVVVSFLPIFALTGQEGRLFTPLAFTKTFAMVAGAILSITIVPILMIYFIKGKILSEDKNILNRFFVKLYSPILKLSLKFRFLIVAFFVLTLALVYPVYKKLNWEFMPMMNEQTFMYMPVTPYGIGVDLSKELTQKTNQILKSFPEVDTVFGKAGRADTATDPAPLAMIETIVTFKPEEQWREGMTYKKLMHEMDQKLKVAGLINSWTYPIRGRIDMLLTGIRTPLGIKLYGNDHQKLEDTALEFEKRLKKLDSTLSVSTDKINSGYYLNIHIDEQMLSRYGITKNDILSTVSLGVAGSKVTTLFDGLERYPVSLRFETTQREDINALNNLQVKTKLGFQPLEMFAKLNYEEGPSVIKSEKALNVNFIYITPKGEISSKQYKDEAKEILADMKLPEGFYYEWAGQSEYLESAMEKLAYIIPLTFVLIFILIYFALKNITYTMIIFFTLPFALTGGVFYLEILNFNMSIAVVVGFLALLGVAAETSIVMLVYLHEAMKELQEKCEEPDNTHIFHAIYKGAVLRLRPKLMTLFAILGGLIPIMYIDGVGSEVMQRIAAPMIGGMTSSAILTLVIIPAIFYILAIRKKGKMAEIDISH, from the coding sequence ATGGTTGAATCAATTATTTCACAAAGTATAAAAAACAAATTTTTAATTATCTTTGCAATGCTTGTATTAGCTATTGGCTCTATTTGGGCAATTAAAAATACAAGCTTAGATGCACTTCCTGACCTTTCACCTCCTCAAGTAATTGTGCAAGTGAAGTGGGCAGGGCAAAGTCCTAAGACTATAGAAGAGCAAGTTTCATATCCTCTTATTTCAAATCTTATGAGTCTTCCAAATATTGAGACTGTAAGAGCTATGAGTTCATTTCAAAATGCACTTATTTATGTGATATTTAAAGATGGAACAGATCTTTATGATTCTAGAAATAGAATCCTAGAGCAGCTTTCACAACTTCAAGGTGCTTTCCCAGAAGGTGTTGATGTAGCTATTGGTCCAGATGCTACAGGCGTTGGTTGGGCTTATCAATATGCTTTAAAATCAGATACAAAATCACTTGATGAGTTAAGAACGCTACAAGACTACTATTATAAGTTTGCACTTTTAGGTGTTGATGGTGTTAGTGAAATTGCATCTATTGGTGGATTTATTAAAAACTATGAAATCACTATTGACCAAGATAAGATGGTGCAATATGATGTTTCAATTGCTGATTTAAAAAAAGCCTTAGAATCAAACAATGATGAAAAGGGTGGAAGAATTATTTTAGAAAATGGTTTTGAACACATGATTCAAGCAAAAGGTTTTCTAAAAACTGTTGAAGATATTGAAAATATTACAATAAAGACATTTGATGCTAATCCTTTATTTGTAAAAGATATTGCAAGTGTTAATATCACTTCATCAAATAGAAGAGGAATGGCTGATTTAAATGGTCAAGGTGAAACTGTTGGTGGAATTGTAGTTGTAAGATATGGTGAAAATCCTTATTCAGTAATAAAAAGAGTTAAAGCTAAACTTGATACTTTAAAAATAGATGATGTAGAAGTTGTTGAAGTATATGATAGAAGTTCACTTATTGATAAAGCAATTGATACACTAAAAAATACTCTTATTGAAGAGTCTATTATAGTTATGATTATTGTGGCTCTGTTTTTATTCCACTTTAGGTCAGCACTAATTATTATCATTACTTTACCACTTACAGTTATGATTACTTTTTTACTGATGAAGTTCTTTAACTTAGGTTCAAATATTATGAGTTTAGGTGGTATTGCAATTGCAATTGGTGCTATGGTTGATGCAACTATTGTTATGGTTGAAAATGCCCATAAACATCTTCAAGGTAAAGAGGATATTTCAAATAAAGAGAGAATTGATATTATAATCAAGTCTTCTAAACAAGTAGGGCGACCAATCTTCTTTGCTTTAGTTCTTGTTGTGGTTTCTTTCTTACCAATTTTTGCTCTTACAGGACAAGAAGGAAGATTGTTTACACCACTAGCATTTACTAAAACATTTGCAATGGTAGCTGGAGCAATTTTATCTATTACTATTGTTCCTATACTTATGATTTATTTTATAAAAGGAAAAATTCTAAGTGAAGATAAAAATATTTTAAATAGATTTTTTGTGAAGCTTTATTCTCCTATTTTAAAACTATCACTTAAATTTAGATTTCTAATAGTTGCATTTTTTGTTCTTACTTTAGCTCTTGTATATCCAGTATATAAAAAGTTAAACTGGGAGTTTATGCCTATGATGAATGAGCAAACTTTTATGTATATGCCAGTAACTCCATATGGTATTGGTGTTGATTTATCAAAGGAATTAACTCAAAAAACAAATCAGATATTAAAGTCTTTCCCTGAAGTAGATACGGTATTTGGTAAAGCAGGGCGAGCAGATACTGCAACTGACCCAGCACCTTTAGCAATGATTGAAACAATAGTTACATTCAAACCAGAAGAGCAGTGGCGAGAGGGAATGACATATAAAAAGCTTATGCATGAGATGGACCAAAAATTAAAAGTAGCTGGTCTTATTAACTCATGGACATATCCAATTAGAGGTAGAATTGATATGCTTCTAACAGGTATTAGAACACCTTTAGGAATTAAGCTTTATGGAAATGACCATCAAAAGTTAGAAGATACTGCTTTAGAGTTTGAGAAAAGACTTAAAAAACTTGATTCAACTCTGTCTGTATCAACTGATAAGATTAATTCTGGGTACTATTTAAATATTCATATTGATGAGCAGATGTTATCAAGATATGGTATTACAAAAAATGATATTTTATCTACTGTGTCTTTAGGTGTTGCAGGTTCAAAAGTTACAACGCTATTTGATGGCTTAGAGAGATATCCAGTTTCACTTAGATTTGAAACAACTCAAAGGGAAGATATAAATGCTTTAAATAATCTTCAAGTAAAAACTAAACTTGGATTCCAACCTTTAGAGATGTTTGCAAAGTTAAATTATGAAGAGGGACCATCTGTAATTAAATCTGAGAAAGCACTTAATGTTAACTTCATTTATATTACTCCTAAAGGCGAAATCTCATCAAAACAATATAAAGATGAGGCTAAAGAGATTCTAGCTGATATGAAGCTTCCTGAAGGCTTTTATTATGAGTGGGCAGGGCAGAGTGAATATTTAGAATCAGCAATGGAAAAATTAGCTTACATTATTCCTTTGACATTTGTGTTGATATTTATTCTTATATATTTTGCTCTTAAAAATATCACATATACTATGATTATATTTTTTACTTTACCGTTTGCCCTAACAGGTGGAGTATTTTATTTGGAAATTTTAAACTTTAATATGTCAATAGCAGTTGTTGTTGGATTCTTAGCTTTACTTGGAGTTGCAGCTGAGACTTCTATAGTAATGCTTGTATATTTACATGAAGCAATGAAAGAGCTACAAGAAAAGTGTGAAGAGCCAGATAATACTCATATCTTCCATGCGATTTATAAAGGGGCAGTATTAAGACTTAGACCAAAGCTTATGACATTGTTTGCAATCTTAGGTGGGCTTATTCCTATTATGTATATTGATGGGGTAGGAAGTGAAGTAATGCAAAGAATAGCTGCACCTATGATTGGAGGAATGACTTCTTCCGCGATATTAACATTAGTGATAATACCTGCAATTTTTTATATACTTGCAATTAGAAAAAAGGGTAAAATGGCGGAAATAGATATTTCCCATTAA
- a CDS encoding efflux RND transporter periplasmic adaptor subunit produces MKKYILALFLGACILNAEILEVKQLFNKKLTEVKKEQIGPLKSFYGRLAFDESRVFDVVSRFDGYITKLDANKLYSMAKKDEALFSIYSDEVSSIIQEINIAKKFNKSLVESNVNKLKALAVHKKEIKRIIDGKEYIHDIAFYAPYDSVVIKKEINNGSFVKKGSLLVQLASLKKLWVIASVYQKDLSFVKKGLKAKVYIDGFAEPVISTVDYIYPTIGETNKSVDVRLVIDNKDLKYSPNMFAKVDIKQINKEILTLPKTAVLQKGSKHYVFQYLSESEYEPIEVTAKRISSNKYEIIDGIQEGQRVINNALFLLDSDAITNGLYSSDDDDW; encoded by the coding sequence ATGAAAAAGTACATACTAGCCCTATTTTTAGGGGCTTGCATATTAAATGCTGAAATTCTTGAAGTAAAGCAGTTGTTCAACAAAAAGCTCACAGAAGTTAAAAAAGAGCAAATAGGCCCTTTAAAAAGCTTTTATGGACGTCTAGCATTTGATGAGTCAAGAGTTTTTGATGTTGTAAGTAGATTTGATGGATATATAACAAAATTAGATGCTAATAAACTTTATTCTATGGCAAAAAAAGATGAAGCACTTTTTTCAATTTATTCAGATGAAGTTAGTTCAATTATTCAAGAGATTAATATTGCTAAAAAATTTAACAAAAGTTTAGTTGAAAGTAATGTAAATAAATTAAAAGCTTTAGCCGTTCATAAAAAAGAGATAAAAAGAATTATTGATGGAAAAGAGTATATTCATGATATTGCCTTTTATGCTCCTTATGATTCTGTAGTTATTAAAAAAGAGATAAACAATGGAAGCTTTGTAAAAAAAGGAAGTCTTTTAGTTCAACTTGCATCATTAAAAAAACTTTGGGTTATCGCAAGTGTATATCAAAAGGATTTATCTTTTGTAAAGAAAGGTCTTAAAGCAAAAGTTTATATTGATGGTTTTGCTGAACCAGTTATCTCAACAGTTGATTATATCTATCCTACAATAGGTGAAACAAATAAAAGTGTTGATGTAAGACTTGTGATAGATAACAAGGATTTAAAGTACTCACCAAATATGTTTGCTAAAGTTGATATAAAGCAAATCAACAAAGAAATTTTAACTTTACCTAAGACAGCAGTTTTACAAAAAGGTAGTAAACACTATGTTTTCCAATACCTTTCTGAGTCAGAGTATGAGCCAATAGAAGTTACTGCAAAAAGAATTTCATCAAATAAATATGAGATTATAGATGGAATCCAAGAAGGGCAAAGGGTTATTAATAATGCTCTTTTCTTACTTGATTCAGATGCAATTACAAATGGACTTTATAGTTCAGATGATGATGACTGGTAG
- a CDS encoding TolC family protein, with protein sequence MTSSIYAKEVRQVVNEAINTNSSLQALEQSILLAKEQINLAGKWQNPILNFGANDIQFDDISKRDLEPMQAQFIGLNQMIPIGDKKELEEEIARDDYELSKLVLADKKLELESKIYEYIYNIKLVEERVALFSKLKQNIAELQKLLEEFYKYNKASQIDILKVQTLYDELDISEQKLNNNLRVFKLQLEQLTYTKFKDIDISTELEKLTLVNNIDSHPKILQIEKNIEKFNTTSKFEEEKKNSDINFGVKYFQRDSKYEDYINISVAIPLSVYGSEDIKARKAKFKANEYKNLLQDSKLKFTNQIKILQDNIDNAFYSYKKLNESIIPKYNQIQKTLESYNRFSSLKQIDSKQLIRNLNELIKYKLKAIDEKQKYFTNLSNSIYFTKVNK encoded by the coding sequence TTGACAAGTTCTATTTATGCAAAGGAAGTAAGGCAAGTAGTAAATGAAGCTATTAATACAAATAGTTCACTACAAGCTTTAGAACAATCAATTCTTTTAGCAAAAGAACAAATTAACCTTGCAGGAAAATGGCAAAATCCGATTTTAAATTTTGGTGCAAATGATATTCAGTTTGATGATATTTCTAAAAGAGATTTAGAGCCTATGCAAGCGCAGTTTATTGGTCTTAATCAAATGATACCAATAGGAGATAAAAAAGAGTTAGAAGAAGAGATTGCAAGAGATGACTATGAGCTTTCAAAGTTAGTATTAGCTGATAAAAAGCTTGAACTAGAATCAAAAATATATGAGTATATATACAATATAAAATTAGTTGAAGAAAGAGTTGCTCTTTTTTCTAAGTTAAAACAAAATATTGCAGAACTACAAAAACTTTTAGAAGAGTTTTATAAGTACAATAAAGCAAGCCAAATTGATATATTAAAGGTGCAAACTTTATATGATGAGCTTGATATAAGCGAACAAAAACTAAACAATAATCTTAGGGTTTTTAAACTTCAGTTAGAACAACTAACATATACAAAGTTTAAAGATATAGATATTAGTACTGAGTTAGAAAAACTTACTTTAGTAAACAATATTGATTCACACCCTAAGATTTTGCAAATTGAAAAAAATATTGAGAAGTTTAACACTACTTCAAAATTTGAAGAGGAAAAGAAAAACTCAGATATAAATTTTGGAGTAAAATATTTCCAAAGAGATAGTAAATATGAAGACTATATAAATATAAGTGTTGCAATTCCACTTTCTGTTTATGGAAGTGAAGATATAAAAGCACGAAAAGCAAAATTCAAAGCAAATGAATATAAAAATCTTTTACAAGATTCAAAACTAAAATTTACAAATCAAATTAAAATTTTACAAGACAATATAGATAATGCTTTTTATTCATATAAAAAATTAAATGAAAGCATAATTCCAAAATATAATCAAATTCAAAAAACACTAGAAAGTTATAATAGATTTTCATCATTGAAGCAAATTGATTCAAAACAGTTAATTAGAAACTTGAATGAATTAATCAAGTATAAACTAAAAGCGATTGATGAAAAACAGAAATATTTCACAAATTTATCAAATTCTATCTATTTTACAAAGGTTAATAAATGA
- a CDS encoding FixH family protein, which produces MKLLKIFSMIALFIGVLNADPIDLNGSKNGYDVTLKSEKSLVVGDNTFYVTLAKDGKPVTDAKVKAKFFMPEMPGMPYMEYVGKAKLVDGKYKMLINFTMSGTWQYHLMFKTADGKVHKLRSSVNL; this is translated from the coding sequence ATGAAACTATTGAAAATCTTTTCAATGATTGCACTTTTTATAGGTGTATTAAATGCAGACCCAATTGATTTAAATGGGAGCAAAAACGGATATGACGTGACTTTAAAGTCTGAAAAGTCATTAGTAGTTGGAGACAACACTTTCTATGTAACATTAGCAAAAGATGGTAAGCCTGTAACAGATGCAAAAGTAAAAGCAAAATTCTTTATGCCAGAGATGCCTGGTATGCCATATATGGAATATGTTGGAAAAGCAAAGTTAGTTGATGGTAAATACAAAATGTTAATCAACTTTACTATGAGTGGTACATGGCAGTATCATTTAATGTTTAAAACTGCTGATGGAAAAGTACACAAACTTAGATCTAGCGTGAATTTATAA
- a CDS encoding HAMP domain-containing sensor histidine kinase, with protein MENAIINFQKEYTIDLTRSEKVTFIRFLSLYLGASFILLLLLSLLYYQNEKTLHLDLAKTKMENISSQLSSRIIFSHMMESKLDIDDYLNMKQYEIAFYDREGKKILGNFNDKIKLENGFYQKDSNYILVDNSTFGHLGIFHTVIKDKLFHSLVHTTRNKVLVVFLITYSFIALIGFFLAKLFIKPIKDEREKLNNFIKDTTHELNTPISAILMSSESDNLTKKQLERVKLAVHRISEIYSDLTYIFLEEKDENRVVHELELKALIEEQLKYFEVIALKRKITIHLDLEEFSYKIDKNDFIRLFNNILSNAIKYNKKEGEVFITLKNSILSIKDTGIGIEKKKLNDIFNRYYRATKEQGGFGIGLNIVQNICKEYDISFDVKSQERKETTFTFKF; from the coding sequence GTGGAAAATGCTATAATCAATTTTCAAAAGGAGTATACCATAGATTTAACTAGAAGTGAAAAAGTAACCTTTATAAGATTTTTGTCTTTATATTTAGGGGCTTCATTTATTTTATTACTGTTATTATCATTGTTATATTACCAAAATGAAAAGACACTACATCTTGATTTAGCAAAAACAAAAATGGAGAATATCTCTTCTCAATTATCTTCAAGAATTATCTTTTCACATATGATGGAATCAAAACTAGATATTGATGATTATTTAAATATGAAGCAATATGAAATCGCTTTTTATGATAGAGAAGGTAAAAAAATCCTTGGAAATTTTAATGATAAAATAAAATTAGAAAATGGTTTTTATCAAAAAGATAGCAACTATATATTAGTAGATAACTCTACCTTTGGACACCTAGGTATTTTTCACACAGTAATAAAAGATAAACTCTTCCACTCTTTAGTTCATACCACTAGAAACAAAGTATTAGTAGTATTTTTAATCACTTACTCTTTTATTGCCCTTATTGGGTTCTTTTTAGCAAAACTATTTATAAAACCTATCAAAGATGAAAGAGAAAAACTAAACAACTTTATCAAAGACACAACCCATGAATTAAATACTCCAATAAGTGCTATTTTGATGTCATCAGAAAGTGATAATCTCACAAAAAAACAGCTTGAAAGAGTAAAGCTAGCAGTTCATAGAATCTCTGAAATTTATAGTGATTTAACCTATATCTTCTTAGAAGAGAAAGATGAAAATAGGGTAGTTCATGAACTTGAACTAAAAGCTTTAATAGAAGAGCAACTAAAATATTTTGAAGTAATAGCTTTAAAAAGAAAGATAACTATTCACCTAGATTTAGAAGAGTTTTCTTATAAAATAGATAAAAATGACTTCATAAGATTGTTTAACAATATCCTTTCAAATGCAATTAAATACAATAAAAAAGAGGGTGAAGTTTTTATTACTTTAAAGAACTCAATACTTAGTATAAAAGATACAGGAATAGGGATTGAAAAGAAAAAACTAAATGATATCTTCAACAGATACTATAGAGCTACAAAAGAGCAGGGTGGTTTTGGTATTGGGCTTAATATTGTTCAAAATATCTGTAAAGAGTATGATATAAGTTTTGATGTAAAATCTCAAGAGAGAAAAGAGACTACTTTCACTTTCAAATTTTAA
- a CDS encoding response regulator transcription factor — MKILLLEDDTLLHEIIEEFLEELEYETVSTYDGQEAYELIFEQHFDLLILDVNVPSINGFDLLKSLKANSIDIPTIFITSLHTTKDMETGFNAGADDYIRKPFHLSELKLRIDNIKRLRKIESKEEQKINDEISYNYDLKAILLKDEKFQLSKTEAKVFEYLLKHSNKAVSIEEIALNNWVYDEAPTDTTVRTYIKNLRKILGKDSIINIKGVGYKLEL; from the coding sequence ATGAAAATATTATTACTTGAAGATGATACCCTTTTACATGAGATTATTGAAGAGTTTTTAGAAGAGTTAGAGTATGAAACAGTTTCTACTTATGATGGGCAAGAAGCCTATGAACTTATTTTTGAGCAACACTTTGACTTACTTATTTTAGATGTAAATGTACCTTCTATAAATGGCTTTGATTTATTAAAAAGCCTTAAAGCAAACTCAATAGATATTCCAACTATTTTTATAACTTCACTTCACACTACAAAAGATATGGAAACAGGTTTTAACGCAGGAGCCGATGATTATATAAGAAAGCCTTTTCACCTAAGTGAGTTAAAACTTAGAATTGACAATATAAAAAGACTAAGAAAAATAGAATCAAAGGAAGAGCAAAAGATAAATGATGAAATCTCTTACAACTATGATTTAAAAGCCATTCTTTTAAAAGATGAAAAGTTTCAACTATCAAAGACAGAAGCAAAGGTTTTTGAATACCTCTTAAAACACTCAAATAAAGCAGTTTCTATAGAAGAAATAGCCCTTAATAATTGGGTTTATGACGAAGCCCCAACAGATACTACAGTTAGAACATATATTAAAAACCTAAGAAAGATACTTGGCAAAGATTCTATTATAAATATCAAGGGTGTTGGCTATAAACTAGAGCTATAG